AAAGGCGAGAGATGCTTCCAAATAAATAACAAGTTTTAGAGCCATCGTACAAATTTTAACTAAGAAGGCATATTACATTCAACACGAACCATACTTCTTTGTTAAAGATAATCAATGTGAATATAGCATTTAATGTAAATCTAAGATGACATATAAAACAAAAGATCATTATTCTCAGAAAATGGTTCAAACTCTCACTAATAGAACCCAAAATATGAGTAGCCCTAAATTAAGCACATAAAAAAGATCAACTACAAGATACCATgagaaaagaataagaaaaacaGGCGTTACAAGAAATTCTAAAATGACTGAAAAAGATTGGCTGATATCACCTTCATATTCGGTATTTTGCCTTTACATGATATTATCACCCATGTCTCGATGACATCAGTCTTACATACTAGCTTTTTGTGTCATCTGGTGGAACCAATGGTCAACGTCACAAATCTACTATAGGTACAAATCAACATGTATGTATCAACGGGCAGAATGACCCAATGGAGCAGGTAAACAGGTAGAATGAAGCTCTAGATAAATAATTGTTGTTTCATATTGCCTATAGCAACATCCCGAAAAATCTTAGGTTTGTTATGATTAGTGGAGAGTGAATGTGAACTGAATAACCGCACAACAGAGTGGACCGACCCTCATATCAAGTGTGCAATTTAGTAGTTTGCGATGCTAGAAATCtagtaaagtaaaaaatatagtAACATGACCAACCAATTGAAGCGCATGCTGGAAAAGTGCGGAgaatattctgaattaatttTACTGCTGCAAATCCATGAGAGAATAGCCACAATAAGATAGCTGCTGTATACCACCCTGCCGGAGAAGTTCACCAAGAGTTGTTAAGAAGGCATAGCTTTCAGCAACTTACTAGGTTGACCAATGAATCAAAAAGTGAATAtaaagaaagagaagttgaccTACCACTATGAGATTTCACAGCAAAAGACACAGAGCAGACACCAAAGTACAATACTATACAACTTAAGCTACAGCGAGAAGTAGCACAATTCTTGCGGTCTGATTGATGGTAAAAAATGAAGCAGAGGTAAGCTAGCACAGTGTAGCAACTTGCAGATGTCACCAAATGCAGTAGTTGCAGGTTTTCAAGCTCTGTTAAAAGGTCAAAACAAAAAGAAGTCAATCATACAGGTGAGGCAAGGTAGGATTCAACATGGTTCCTGAATACAAACTCGCCAATACTTTGAAGTGACTGATGGAAATCAACCTATTAGGTgaataaatatagaaaaaacAACCACACTTCTTCTCAGCTACACAGTTCCTCTACTAGACAGGGTTTCTCCATGTAGAAACATCACAAGATGGAAAATAACTTGAAAGTATGTAAGATTGGAGTTTCAATAGTCAGGTACATAAATACAaaaatagtacttaaaaacTTACCAATTTAGAGTACAATTATCTGTCTTCATACTGGACTTTTCACTGTCATTactttgaattaatttttttttaaaaaaaaacggTGCTTCATTTGCTCATCAACATCCTTGCAAGAACCAGTTTACGAAGATTTTTCAAGTGGTTTGAACATAACATTTTAGAGATGGAGGGTAAATAATAAGAAGTACCTTTTTTTTACCCAAGTGTTATTGTACTTATGCAACAATTACAAATTCAAGACTGGTAAAAACTCTAAACATGGAAGGACCAAAGTTCATAAAAAAGGTTAAAAAGCTTAGCTCCCCAGTACTTCTGTTCTTAAAATTCTTCCAGATCTGGGCATACTAGCAAAAAGAAAAATCGTGTTCTGAGAGACATATGAGGCCTCAAAAAAGATGGGATCAATTTGACCTGCCAAAACAGTTGGGGCTATAGCACAATATGATAATGCTCTAATCCATATCTTCGCTCCCAAAGGCTGAGAAAAATAATAGATGATTGTAACCAAAATGATAGCTTGAATCAAAAGAAAAGCATTCTCTACAAAAGCTGAAAATGGAAGTCCTTTGTGAAGACAATACGCTAAATATAACCAATTACTTCAAGCTCAAAGCTCACAACACTAACACTTTGGCATTGCAAAAATTTTAATATCTGAGGAAGTTTAACAGTGGTGGAGGCAGCAACAATAGCATAACCAAGGAGCTTGGATATTAACGGAAGCAAACAATCCTTTTCCAGGAATTCACCTTTGCTAAGGGTTCCCGCAAcacaaccaatccatcccaagaaacTTTAGCTCAACCATCTTGATGAGATCAACAAAATTCTTCCAGTTTGTTTATGGTCTTATGGTCTTATTGTGGAACTAAGGAATTGGGTTTGATTGAAAGAAATGCTTTAAGGTGATACACAAAGGATGAATCCTTAAACGGAGAGCTCATTGCTGAAATTTCTGATCACGTAGGTTGCCTTGTTATTGTGGCAATTTTGTGGTCCACTCCCCCATAGCATTTTCTCAGGAGTGGGGGACGGGAAAAATATTTGCACCCGATATAATAGCAAGTACTCAAACTACAAAAGCTCAATTTGCTCAAAAATCAGTGTTTCTACCTTCACTTCCAGATTGATTTAAAGATACTCCTCTTGACATCTGAATCAACTTTGATACCATAAGACCAGGCAGCGTTACTGCCCCCAAAAATATCCCTGATGAAGCACCAGGCCTGAAAAACAGTACCACGACTATGTAAATAAACAGTATAAGGAAACCATAACTACACATTTCACAAACACTCAAAAAACACCCAATTCAGAAATTAGCCCTGCTCAATCCCAAATTTTCAATCAAAACGAACGACAACGTAAATCAAAAGGGGAAAACTATGTAAAAGCGCAAATTGAAGATGCAGCCAAGTGGTTGCAACTTCATATGTTTCACTCCCGAACTCTTCTACTTTTCATATTTCGGCCCGGCCCGCGctcacctaaaaaatcattaaaaaggaAACTGCAGTAAAATTAACCTGGTTTTGAAGAAGTGAGGGAGGGAAACTGAAGAAGAGGCATCGACGGAGATCTCAACGGAGAGGGCAAGGAGCGAGAGGAGAGAAAGGGAGAGAGATTCGGCGAGGAGAGCTTGAGGGACGGAGAAGACAATCCGAACAATGAATAGTGCTACCACAGCTCGCTCGCCGGTCAGAAACGACGATGAAGCCATGGGATTCCGATGTATCAGTAGCTGAAATTGAAAttcaattgaaaaaaattatacattttGACCAGTGGCGTAAACAGGAAGAAATCCGGGGACCCGTGTGAACTGGGGGAATTCGGTGGGTTTGGCGCGCACCGGGTTTTTATATGCTGTTGAACTGTCAACTCATCTACGCCTTGAAGTTGTCAACGGATTTTcctacttgttctttttaggATTGCATAAAGCCCTTTTCAAGATGGGGAAATTACGTATTTGACCGATACATCAATATTCAtcaaaataattagaaaaaaatattgaatatatttctaaatTTGGAACGGATTATTagtttcatttttgaattattgaCAATCTTAAAAATACTTCTCTACTTAATTTAACTATGAACTTAAATACACCCTCGATCTTGTAACGTGAATGAAATATATCCATAAATTCTCGTCAAATTTAGGAGTGTTTTCAACACTTCTTTCGGCTTGTTATTAAGATCTCTATGCTCCTACAAGAGTTTAAGACTATTTCCTATGTCATATGATAGATCGGAGGTTATTTAAGTTCAGTTAgtcaagtaaaaaaatatttttaaaactattaaTAATTCAGAAACGAAACTACTAATATGCTCTAAGTTCGAAAGTGTTTTCAATacttaataattatatttaaaagctatttcatttattttgatttgtttgtCTTGTAAGAATTATTCTAATCGCACCATGTCTTGTTATAGCATTATCAAGAAAAGACCAAGAAAACATTTTgaatgatgaaatatttattgtagttaACTAAAGGTTTATGCCCTTTTTGTTAGGGCGGGTGAATAACAATTGAACCCATATTAACTTTtgtctttgaattttaaaataacacttattttgtaaaaaaaaatttttTTGCTAAAATAacatttattttaaaacaaaagaAGTACTATTATTCCTTTTTCCCATGTGGTCACTCCAGTCCAATTTACTCCTTCTGTTTTTCACATTGTACATCTTTTAAGAAAACATTAACTAAATGAATAAGTTGATCAAATTATTCATTTAGTTAATGTTTTCTTAAAAGATGCAAATTAttcttatttgctttgtaatCTCAATTTAATACTACTCTCCTTTTCACCATATTAATCTCTACACATTTATTAATATTAAGATTAAAGGTGATAACTAACaattaattatatcataatttttttaaatgataattatttttagtaagaaTGACAACTAAAATGAACTAGAAAGAGTAAGAAATAATTTTCCTTCAGAGAATTAGAGAAGTCAAGGAAAAACCATACTTTAGAAAAACCTTTTTTTAAATTACTTTCCGCTAGGAGTCTCAAAATGAGCTCAAATATAGGTAACCCGTCCAAACTTTTATGGTTTTGGGCTCAAGATAATTTGTATTGGGTTCAATCTCAACTCATTCAAACCTAAACCCATTTTAAAAGAATCTTCAATTGAGCCCAACTTAATCTCCATCTCAACATGTTTTAAGGCTCTTTATTTGCATTAGTGTAATATATGTTTTCATACTAAAGGTATTaattactatctattttatatcttttagaaTTAATCTATTCatttgtaaatttttatttttaatttcttgagttaaaattcaaaatatggttataaaaggtaaataataatatattaaaattattgagattaaATGAGTCAAATTGGACGGGCCATAACCCAACTCGAATTTTAGCCCAACCAATTTGAACCCAAAGTAAATTTGggcccaacccaatttttatttcaaccaattttaatattttcaatttcaaccCAATCCGTCCATTTGACATCCCACTTTCCGCTATGCAACAACTATAAAGATAAATGACACGGTAATCATACAAGGTGTCTGAAAAAAGAACTTCCATGCtctaaatttccaattttaTAAGCAATAAACTCCAAGAAACTGGTACTGAAGTTGCTATAGTATAGCATCTATTTGTAATTCTTTCTATTTTGGTTACAGTGGAAAAGTTTATGGACAGAGTGGTTTTTCCTGATACAACACTTCAGCAGAATAAAAACAAGAACTTTGTATGCAACAGCCATAACAAACAGCACCAGTAAATTTTTCCACTTAGAGTTGCTGTCATCAGAGATATCAAATACATTTTCCAGAGCCTCATAACCAGATATGGTTCTCACTTGCCCGACTGCAAAAGTAGCTCTGGAGTATTCGTTCTCCAACAGTCCCTGGCAAACAGAGAAGTTTATTAAGTATAATTCAGAGATAATCAGTGATCAAGAACATGTATGTACTTGATTATGACTTCAAGCCAAGTCTCAAACTTGCCTGGATAGAGTAAGTATGAAAAGCAATATAAGAAATGGGGTACATCCATGCTGGTCTAGGTAAAGCACTTCTGATTCTAAAAAAGCCAGCGGAAAGCATCATTATCACCTGAAACACGAGACAGGATAGTCGTCGAATGACAAAGTTAGGACTCAACTAAACATGAaatgataattaaattaaaactaAATGAATCCTATAAAACTTAGAATTGCAAACATTTCAGATACTCAACTTCCTCAATTCCCCTTACGACAAACTAGGAACACATACAGCTACAATAACTGTATATTTTCCAAATAATGGAATATGACAATATCACACCAAAGTGAAAGGCAAAGAATGTACTGTCAACTCATCCTATAGTAAATCATATCTTGCAAATTAAGATAGAAGGCAGAACTTACATGTATGGACAAAAAGCTTAAGATGCTCCAGAAGATATTTTGACAAATGGAAGCAACAAGCAGTAGCAGGCCCTCATTTACCAATAGACACGCAAAGAAATTCAGCACGAAGTACATCAGCAAGCTGAACTCATCTTGCAGCCCAATAAGAAAATAGAAGACCAGACTTGACGAAATGGAGATGAGAAACAAGAAAGGGATGCTGGCAAAAAGCTGCCCAAGTAGGAAAACAAATGCCCCAAAATGCTGGTTTGATTCTTCATAGGTGTATATCTGCAAGTCATCATGATGTTGATTAGGTTGATTTTTGAACTGGATGaggatactaataataacacaTTATCAGGGCGAATAACAaaaacaaactttctcaaagcaaataacaatgaTAAATTGAAATGTTTCTTGATTTGAAGGGGACATTCACTATCTAAGTACTCTATTTTGAGGGGGGACAAAATACACGACCTAGATGTCATTGGGGTATCAAATTTGCCACCTTTGCTATGCATCTTAGTGCAATGCtaattatgcatgttttatcTTAAAAATTAAAGCTGATATCAATATTGCACCTCATCAAACATCATACTAAAGGTTCCCAGCTTCTTAGAGAAATCAAGTTCAAAGGCCTACCTGTCAGGACTGATGAGATTGAAACAGGAATGTGATTTAATAAACCAAGCCAAAAACGTCATATTTCTAGCGATAAGTCCAGATATTTCAGCTATTGGAGAACCCTAGTTCTGAGAATTTTAGTCACTTCAACTCCCTATTTGTCTACATTTCACCCCACTAATCTGAACAAGAAGTTTGAATGATGATACAATAATCCTTTGGGAAACAGAAAGACTACAGCAAAGAGTGTAATACGGAGATTATAACACATTGGGTTAAGGGGAAACTCTAGTAAGGTGTCTTTATGTTGAAATCCTATGTTTAATTCATGAGATTGAAGAATAGACTAGAATGAGGATCACATTTCTATGAAGAGAATGCCTTGCGCATACCAAGTGGCCATAAGGTGTATAGTCCATTCTCAGCCTACAAAACAAACCTTGATTCTTAAATACACATATGTACTGGATTCATTCGAACATGGTGTTCATGTATATTAGTTTCATAGAAGCATGCTTGTGCATTATCCAGAGGAAACACACATAAGTTACTGGCATCACCTTGATCTCTTTCAACTGTGAAGGTATACTGGCGATGCCTAGCAGAGAGGTGAATGAAATGAATACAAATATTGCTGCTACTCTTCTCTGCATGGAAAGAAAAATATCATAGTTTGCATACTGAAAACAAGAGCCAGTAATGGCAAATATTTACCATGAGGaagaaaaataatcaaacaGCAATATCAACTCACTCTATGATTATTTCATGGACTGTGTAACAAGAAAAAACCTGTCTGGTGCACAAACATCATATTGATGGACTACTGTATTAGACATACGCAAAAGGAAAGAGACAGATTTGATTCTTTAGTTCTTCGCTTACCATGACAGAAAACAAGGAATGCCCCAATCCAGAAAACACAGTGCCAATACAAAAGGAAAGAAACACATAAAGAATCAATCTTAGCCAATAATATTTCCACTCCCTTGACATAATCAATAAAGATCTCCAAGTCAAAACTGCAACTCGTGTTGCATTTCCTGCCATTCCCTTTCTTTTGAGAGATGGACCTTCCTGTAAGGGGGGAATGCAAGAGATCAGAGACTATATTGAAGCTCAGGCAGTAAGTATAGTCATTTGACCACTAAAACTTTTATCAAtgattttatcaaatatttctacttgacaatgattttatcaaatatttcttgaGCTAGTTCCAATCATAAAAGATTGTGACTGTCAGtacttttttatgtttttttttttttaataaagacTTTTTATGTAGTTTCTCAATagacaaattattatttttaaagatgaTAAATCAATGTATGAAACAGACGTAAACTAAATCATATGACCGTCTTATTCCAAATTCCATTATTCTTTTTGGAGTAGAGGGAGTAACGCATCGGGTTTCAAAATACTTCATAAGGCTGTCAAATTGCCTCTTCTGTTAAAGAACTTTGGCATTGCAAGGAACAGAGATTGGAGGAAACTCTAACTTGGACATTGGCCATAACTCTTTATGGGGTACTAACACAATAGCAAGGATTATAAATTGCTTTTGTATACATCATACAATGACCAAGGAACTGAAATTAATAgcatttgaaaatattgaaatgcaCAGTGAAAAGACTTCTGCTCCATTCTAGGCCTAACGAAACCAAAAACTTCAATTCACACaagaagattaatgataattgAGGACAATCTAGTTTTTCAAAACAAACCAAAGCCAATAAGAGCATCCTTCAAGAGAATGCTTGAATTATATTACTGCCCAGAGCACGCAGGCTTAATAGCTTATGAGTTATGTATGTAGTTGGTTCATATCAAAATTGGAATACTTCCTACTACCTAGTGGTCACACTAAAGTATGCATCACTTAGATCTGCTTGACACTTTAAAAGTTCTTGGAAAAACATCGAGCAAAGTTGATAGTATTATCCATGATGTCAATAGTGACAACAGTGAAAAGACATAACTTCCCGGTAAGTTTCATTATTACAAACATAACTTCTCTTTTTCTATGATAAATGTACCTTCTCAGTAAGCTTCACTATCATTGATTCAATAGCAGCAGCATCTGCTGATGATCTATAAGTTGTTTCAATGGTACGTATAGCAATGGCAGTATCCATGCTCACTGATGATAAGTCTCCATGGTTATCCTGTTGAGATGACAAAAGCACAAACTTTAAGGAACATCTTTCCTTTTTCTGTTGGGAAGGGGGAGGGGATAGGGTGGCCAGAGAACAGGCGAGAATCTTTGAACTTTCATTTTGAATCTTATAACAAAAGAATGTTTTTTTGTTCCTTTGTCAAAGTGCTTTCCCCGGCACAATAAAACAATAGAATGAACGGAGAAACGAGGTAGCACAATGAACTGAGTTAGAATTGTTCCAACATCCTAGCAATTTTTCAACAAATCAATCCCTATCTTTAACCATTATCATTGAGTTTTTATGGGGAAAAACAGAGCTTTGAATGCTTATAAGCATATACCTGCCAGCTTTTGCACATCGCAATAATCCTGTCAAATTCTGTGTTTATAGCACGCAAGAAGTGATCAGAAGGACTTTGCATAATTGGGCAAGGAAATCCAGCATTCGAGAAGTGCTTCACAATTAAAGAATATGTTAGTCTCTAACAATTAGTAACATTATCAAAACATAATCACCAGAGAATAAACATCTTAAGTGCTATGTATTTCATAATTGTGCACACACTTGGGGAACTAATCTTCCTCCATGCCCTCTTAAGTAAGTTTGTCCAGTCCGAATCCCCGTTAACACTAACTGATTCTCCAGAGGAATTCCGTTTCTTTTTTTCCAACCACTATCCATGGATTCTGAAACATTTAGTCCATTTGGAGAATGTCAACACTCGCCAGTATTTCTCTAGACAATTTCCCTTTGTCAGAAACCAACAAAGTGaacttttattgatttattcCAGTGTGTAAAGAAACCGTAAAAGTAGCTATAGGGACCTTTGTTGGGAAATAAGCTTCCAAGCAACAACTTGGACTTTGAAAACCGGATGCTAGAACTTCAAATATGTCCTACTGAAACAACCTTATCCTACAAAACTTCACTCCAATAAAAGACATGTTCCCAAGAGGTACCATCCTAACTTGAGTAAATATGTACTTCCACATTGTTAGACCATTCTAGGCTCCTTCAACGcaaaatgacaataaataaagaaCTTCAGCCAAATCAACTGCATGGGCTCATTTTCTCTTAAAATGGGGTATCATCTGACTAACAattcacttctttcttttcagATAAACCACACCCACTTCTGGGTCTCTCTTATTAAAGGAAAAACCAAACAAACCCTTATTGCAGCATAAAAAATATCAATCATTATTCAGTGCCTTTGTTTGATGCAGACATGACTGTTAGGAAAACCAAAGCCTTCACCTGAACCAAGATGGACAGTGTAAGAAAGCATACCATGGTAAAATTACCTGTAAGCAAGCCAAAGTTTCACCAAAGAACAATGTCTTTCCATTTGAGAGGAGGCAAATTCGATCAAAAAGGCCAAATACTTCAGTACTGCTTTGGCAAATGGTGAATATCAGAGTGCAGCCAGAGGTGGCAAGCTTCTTCAATGTAACCATCATCAGAAGTGCAGAAACActaaacataaaaaaaactaaacatCAGCTAAATTACAGTAGTTCACTATTTTTGACAGGAAGAAGAAATCTCTCAACCACAAAGAATAGCAAGTCAAAAACACAGAGAATTAATAAGGAAAATTTTAAAGATTAGGGTACCAAGATATTCATTCACTTGGAAATCTACAATTGATTTTGAATATGCAACAAAAATATCAATTTCCAGACaatcaaataagaaaatcacCATCAATCACATGCTCTCCCTCAACCCTTAAATTGATGCTTTCATGTATGATAGAGGAACCATGTAAAGATATGACGcttgggcctaactcaaccccaaaagctagctcacgAGGAGAGGATTACCCAAGTTTATATAAGGAGACCACCAATCCGTTACCCACCAATGTGAGACTCTAAAGTCTAACCCACTCTAACTAGTACCAAGCAACCAAAGCACCTTTCACATTCTCTTCTGGTAACTGACTCCTAGAAGAGAACTGCATGCACTAAGCTAGCAATCATAAGTTTAATTAGCAGGTCTTTCCCAAAGAAAGCTTGTCACCTTTTTATATCAACACATTTTGCCCAAAATGCTGAAATATTTACTAATTAACCTGTCAAATCATATAAACTTCCAGCATGATGTGACATATACGACCTTTACCGACATACTTCAATAGTTCAATGAATGATGTGGTCTTTCTCTGCCACCACATGCACATACTATACAAGACAAGCAAATCAATCTTTATGACTAATTAACTCATCAAATATAGCTTTCTTCAGGATTTGGCCCGAACTGTTCGGCAGATTCCATGGAGCATTAGTCTCTTTTACGCTTTATTGGACAGAAAAACTAGAATATACCAAATATTTGGCTGTTAGCTATTACAGCAGCTACAGAGCATAGTACACAATTTGACAGCTATTGTGTGCTACTAATTCAAGTAGTCTAGTCACTAAGAAGATCACGAATGCAGTTACGGATACTGAATATGTCAATGTAAACTCAATGAAGTTCAATAAAAATTGTTGTGATTAAAACGAGAAGTAAGAAGAGAACCTGTCAAGATGATAAAGGGgttcatcaataaataaaatatgtggGCTCATAACAAGTTCCCGGGCAATGCTGACACGCCTTCTCTCACCACTTTGAAGACCTCTCATGTAACAGTTGCCACCTATAAGTTTATTAGCATAATCTCCCAGTGACATAGCATCTATAGCGTCGTCCACCACACTCCTTCTCTGACAAAAGAAACCAGGAAGCTGAAGCAAAGCTGAGTAGTACAGGAATTCACGCACAGTTAATGATCCAATAAGAGTAGTTTCCCTGTCAACATATCCCTGTAAATGAGCAAACTTTTCATGTCAGAAGGCACAAGCTGACAAAACAAGGAAAACTACTGCCTCCTTTCTAACCTACTTCCTCCCATCCAAAATAATTGATGTTTTAGCATTTTAAAGTTGGTCCAAAATAATTGATGTTTCACAAAACCAAGAggttatttaatttgtttttccaAATTTTCCCTTGATAATTATGTCAAcctaaaaaaaacataaataagggTACTTTAGTCAGAATCCCCCTTAAGTTTTAGGAGTAAGTGAATCCCTCAATACATGTGCCCAAGCCTAAAACATCAATTATTTTGGACGGGAGGGAGTACTTGATTCAATGGAAGTTTTTTTCCAAAAAGCCCCAAAGTACCAACACTTCTTAACAAAAATTCAAACCAAATAAACTAGTCATAATTTATGTACTATAATATTTACACCTTAAACatctattattttcaatgtCTATATTGGATGATGTGAGTATATGATTGTAGATGTGCTCAAACCTATAGAAAATATGGTTTTCAGAGCCCCTTGGGCAAGAAGGACCATTGGTTGAGATGGAAAGAATGATTTTAATCTAAAGCTTGGGAATTCACAGGCCTAAATTCATACCTGCAACTCCTAACTCAACCAGGGATTAGCCACATTGCGCTACTAAAAAGGGGTAAAAAATGGAAAAGGGATTTCCAAACATCAGTTACATGAAATTATACCACATCATCATAGGCAGTTACATGATTGTTTTGCATCAAAATGTGACATCTTCTTGCCCAAGGAACACACAGATCACTTTGTGTAAGAGAGCCAAAGGATTGGTTGATGAATTAAAGAGAGAAAGCAGGGGCAATCAACTTACTGAAACAGTGGTCATTATTAGGAgaatgattatgattttatattcCAAAAACCAGTTCAGATTGAACAACAGCTAATGTATTGTAAACAATAAAACAAGATCAAAGTCCACAGTCCAGACCAATCTTTTCGTATTAAGAATGCAAGCATGACCACAAATGACAGCAACTGCTTACAACATACATAGGAACCATACGGCATGTGCCTTTTTGTCCCGTTTACAAACACCTCACCATACATTCTCGCTGAATCAGGTAACCTtcctaaagaagagaaagaaaactAGCTCAGAACCATATATAAACAACTGGATGTTTATAAACTGATTATGAATCAAATACCACAAACCTGCAAGGGCTCTCAAGAGGGTCGATTTCCCTGACTTGGCAGGACCCATGATGACAGTCATTGTTCCAGGTAATGCATAACCATGCGAACTCTTGACCACCTTATCAGAgtattttctttttccctttataGTTACAGTCAAGTCCTTCCAGGCAATAGAAACTCCTGCAATCTTCCTTGTAATAACTTCCCTCTCTAGTAAAGAAGGAGATGGCAAGGAACCACTATTGATCTTTGACAGGGAAGGGGAGGGTGGCATAGTCGCAGCATTAATAGAATCACCTCCTTCGTCCACTTTGACCTCTATATCTGTCTCATCCCAAACAGGTGAATCTTCAAATGAAATTGGTTGTCTAAGTGCGCCAGGTTTCCTTGAGTAGAAGAAATTACTTGATGGCACCCTATTAGCTGGACTACTTGCTGAAGAAGATGGAGACCTATAATGATCTGATTGGGATTGTATTTCTTCCATTCTTTGGAATTCTCCAATTCTGTCTAACTACTCCGGAATGGAACTTTAAGCTGAAGGTTCACAAGgaaatcaatatatcataactGATTCTTCCTTAGACCAACTTCACCAGTTTTGCAAAACGTTTTCAAAGATAGCAATAATTAATAAGCACCACATATAGCTCGTTATGGAAAGAACAACAAAAGGCAATACAT
This Solanum dulcamara chromosome 8, daSolDulc1.2, whole genome shotgun sequence DNA region includes the following protein-coding sequences:
- the LOC129899715 gene encoding ABC transporter G family member 3-like; the encoded protein is MEEIQSQSDHYRSPSSSASSPANRVPSSNFFYSRKPGALRQPISFEDSPVWDETDIEVKVDEGGDSINAATMPPSPSLSKINSGSLPSPSLLEREVITRKIAGVSIAWKDLTVTIKGKRKYSDKVVKSSHGYALPGTMTVIMGPAKSGKSTLLRALAGRLPDSARMYGEVFVNGTKRHMPYGSYGYVDRETTLIGSLTVREFLYYSALLQLPGFFCQRRSVVDDAIDAMSLGDYANKLIGGNCYMRGLQSGERRRVSIARELVMSPHILFIDEPLYHLDSVSALLMMVTLKKLATSGCTLIFTICQSSTEVFGLFDRICLLSNGKTLFFGETLACLQHFSNAGFPCPIMQSPSDHFLRAINTEFDRIIAMCKSWQDNHGDLSSVSMDTAIAIRTIETTYRSSADAAAIESMIVKLTEKEGPSLKRKGMAGNATRVAVLTWRSLLIMSREWKYYWLRLILYVFLSFCIGTVFSGLGHSLFSVMRRVAAIFVFISFTSLLGIASIPSQLKEIKIYTYEESNQHFGAFVFLLGQLFASIPFLFLISISSSLVFYFLIGLQDEFSLLMYFVLNFFACLLVNEGLLLLVASICQNIFWSILSFLSIHVIMMLSAGFFRIRSALPRPAWMYPISYIAFHTYSIQGLLENEYSRATFAVGQVRTISGYEALENVFDISDDSNSKWKNLLVLFVMAVAYKVLVFILLKCCIRKNHSVHKLFHCNQNRKNYK